In bacterium, the DNA window TAACAATCTTAAAGACAATTTTTTTGACTACTGCATGAGCAAAGAAATTCCGCGATTAGGCCACTTGGATCTTTTTATCGGCTGGGCAAACTACACACTTTTTAGCATACCGGCCATAAAAAAAACTGGTGCAAAAATTATTATTGAATCGGGCTCGTGCCATATTTTGACGCAAATGCGCATCTTACACAACGAATACGCACGCCATGGCCTAACTTTCCCGCCCATCAATCAGCGCATTATCAACAAGATGCTGGCTGAGTATGAACAAGCGGACTACATCATGACGCTCTCGCAATTTGCTCGCCAAAGTTTTATCGACCAGGGCATACGACCAGAAAAAGTTTTATGCCTGCCGTGCGGCATGGATGTTTCTTATTTTGCCGCGCAGGCACCAGCAAAAGACCCAACAAATTTTCGCGTTATTTTTGTTGGCTTGGCAGGCGTGCGCAAAGGTGTGCATTATCTGATTGAAGCATGGCAACAGTTGAATTTGCCACCGGCGTCAACTGAACTTTTAATTGTCGGCAACGTACAAAAAGATTTAAACCACGTACTTGCAAAAATGTCCGTACCCACCAATGTTCGTTTTTTTGGCTCAACCACGCGCGCAACATTGCGCACCCTGTACCAAGGCTCGGATCTATTTGTACTACCATCACTTGAAGATGGCTTTGGGATGGTAATCGGTGAGGCCATGGCGGCCGGCCTGCCGGTTGTGTGTACCACCAGCACGGGAGCGCCCGACATGATTACCGATGACATTGAAGGCTTTTTGGTACCACCAGCAAACAGCGAAGCACTCGCAGAAAAAATTTTGAACATTTATACAAACGTAGAACTACGAACAGCAATGGGCCAGGCAGCACAAAAAACTATCCAAAACTTTACGTGGGATATTTACGGCAGGCGCGTTTACGAACTGTACCAAAACTTGATAGCAAAAAAATAATTGATCATGGCACCAATAAAATCGATACTTTTAGTCGGCAAATTCAGCTCAAATACGTATACGTACGCTTCATCATTCCAGCACGCTTTCACAAGCCTTGGCTACGACGTTACGATGTTTAATACTAAGCGTAATTTTATCTTCGGCCTGCCACAAAACTATCGGATTTTTGCAGCGCTTAACAATTATTGGTGCAATCGTGCACTTATTAGCACCGTCAAAAAGCACCAGCCAGATTGTATCTTTTTTTAAAAGCAGATATAGTCTCACCAAAAACACTGCGCATCATCAAAAAAAATAGCCGCGCCACGCTCATACATTTTTATCCCGACAACCCCTTTTCTTTGTGGAACGGCAATGCCAACGCAAACGTTTTACGCGCGCTACCACTCTTTGATATTTTTTTGATATGGTCAAAAATGCTGATACCAGCCCTTGAATCGGCCGGTTGTAAAAAAGTTTCTTATATGCCGTTTGCGTACGACGAAACAATCTTTGAACAAGAACTGAGCATCTCAGATAGCGACCGCACCCGCTACACGGCTGATGTCAGTTTTATCGGCACGTGGGAGCCTGAACGCGCGTGGTGGTTGAGCACGCTGCGCACGCGCATGCCCCACCTCAACCTAGCAATTTGGGGCAACGGCTGGGAATACGAAAAGCAGAGCAATCTTGCCAACTGCATCAAAGGCCCAGCGCTCTACCCGCCCGAAAGTTTAAAAGCGTTCCGCTGCAGCACCATTAATCTTAATTTCATTCGCCGCCAAAACATGACCTCGCACAATATGCGCACGTTTGAACTGCCAGCAAATAAAAGTTTTGTCCTTGCTCAACGAACGTATGAGCACACACACGAGCTTTTTAAAGAAAATGTTTCAATCGCCTGCTTTGAATCAATTGACGAGCTGATAGAAAAAATACATTTTTATCTCAACAATGAACTGCAACGTCGCACCTGCATTGACAACGCCTACGAACAGGCACGTCATTATCGACTCGCAACGGTGTTAAAAAATTTTTTAAACAAGGATCTTGATCATTATGAAGTATAAGATTTTGTTGAGTTTATTGGTGGGCAGCATTGCTACCGTCAATCTTTCTCCAGCAGCCGGAAGCAAACGCAAAGCCGTAGATGCAGGCGATGCAAGCCATTGCGAAAAAAGAGTTCGCTTGGACGACGTTGAATGCATTTTCGGTGAACTAACTATCCAAGGCAAAAAGCGTAAAAAAACTCAAGAAGCAGACGAAGGAAATCCTGCTAAAAAAGCCCTTGTACTAAACAAAAAACAAGAAAAACTTAATTTTGATCTTTTTGAAGCAGCACGCACCAACAAGCCGCTCTTAATTGCAGATTTAATTACTCAGGGCGGGCAGGTTAATTCGTTAACAAGTTACTATTATTATCGAACGCCACTTCACATCGCAGCACGGTGCCACCACATTGCATGCATCGAAGCGCTGCTTGAGCACGAGGCCAAGGTCAATGCCCTTTCTGACTATTACCAAACTCCGTTGCACGA includes these proteins:
- a CDS encoding glycosyltransferase family 4 protein, which translates into the protein MNIAIAAGGRFHAFHLANQLAQRNSLKKLFTFYYTKNDHTLVPPNLVSNNQWCQIIDTCFCKLRLSSFLNPSTFNNLKDNFFDYCMSKEIPRLGHLDLFIGWANYTLFSIPAIKKTGAKIIIESGSCHILTQMRILHNEYARHGLTFPPINQRIINKMLAEYEQADYIMTLSQFARQSFIDQGIRPEKVLCLPCGMDVSYFAAQAPAKDPTNFRVIFVGLAGVRKGVHYLIEAWQQLNLPPASTELLIVGNVQKDLNHVLAKMSVPTNVRFFGSTTRATLRTLYQGSDLFVLPSLEDGFGMVIGEAMAAGLPVVCTTSTGAPDMITDDIEGFLVPPANSEALAEKILNIYTNVELRTAMGQAAQKTIQNFTWDIYGRRVYELYQNLIAKK
- a CDS encoding glycosyltransferase, yielding MYLFLKADIVSPKTLRIIKKNSRATLIHFYPDNPFSLWNGNANANVLRALPLFDIFLIWSKMLIPALESAGCKKVSYMPFAYDETIFEQELSISDSDRTRYTADVSFIGTWEPERAWWLSTLRTRMPHLNLAIWGNGWEYEKQSNLANCIKGPALYPPESLKAFRCSTINLNFIRRQNMTSHNMRTFELPANKSFVLAQRTYEHTHELFKENVSIACFESIDELIEKIHFYLNNELQRRTCIDNAYEQARHYRLATVLKNFLNKDLDHYEV
- a CDS encoding ankyrin repeat domain-containing protein is translated as MKYKILLSLLVGSIATVNLSPAAGSKRKAVDAGDASHCEKRVRLDDVECIFGELTIQGKKRKKTQEADEGNPAKKALVLNKKQEKLNFDLFEAARTNKPLLIADLITQGGQVNSLTSYYYYRTPLHIAARCHHIACIEALLEHEAKVNALSDYYQTPLHETVYTCGWGGDDPTCIKLLLKYGAKINVLDHKRNTPLHIAAQYGHRDYVETLLARGADCSLKNSDGKTAKMLAEEGQKDSHKTIIALLNKQEKIMDSRR